The genomic interval GTGTTCGCCACCGGCTACATGGTCGCGCTCATGGAGTGGGCGTGCATCGAGGCGATGGCGCCGCACATGGAGCCGGGGGAGGGGAGCGTCGGGACGCTCGTCAACGTGACCCACACCGCGGCGACCCCGCCCGGGATGACCGTCACGGTCCACGTCCGGTGCATCGGGGTGGAGGGGCGCCGGACGGTATGGGACATCGAGGCGAAGGATGATGTCGAGGTCATCGGCAGGGGAACCCACGAGCGGTTCGCCGTCGACTTCGCGAAGTTCAACGCCCGCGTGGCGAAGAAGGCCGCGGGGGCGTAGGGCCTCAGTCGGCTGCGCCGCCTCGGAGGGGGGACTCCGTTCGTGGCTCGCCGTGCGGTGAACCTGCACGGCTGCGCTTTACCTCACTGCGCCCCCCTCCTGCGGCGGCTCCGCCGAAGGGGGCCCCCGGCCCCGGGAAACCTTCCCGGGGAAGTCATCATCCTTATTTACCGATCGGTAACTTTTCCGTTGACACGGTTGCGCCCGTCCGTATACTTACCGGTAGGTAAATGTCGAACCGCAAGGCGGCGGGAGGGCTCGATGGCGAAAAGGGAGCGGAAGGAGGCCGAGGCGGGCGGTGAGGTGAGGGAGCGCCTCCTGTCCGGGGCGACCGAGCTGTTCGCCTCGAAAGGGTACGCCGCCACGACCGTCCGCGAGATCGTCGAGCGGGCGGGCGTGACCAAGCCGGTCCTGTACTACTACTTCCGCAGCAAGGAGGGGATCTACCTCGACCTGATGCGGGAGCCTTTCGGCAAGTTCGCCGCGCTCGTCGAGGAGACGCTCCTTCCGGCCGGCTCAGCGAGGGAGCGGCTGTTCCGGCTGTGCCTCCGTGCGTACGACATCTTCGTCGAGAACATCGACGCCGCGAGGGTGATGTATTCGATCTACTATGGGCCCCCGCAAGGCGCGCCGTTCATCGACTTCGACGCGTACCACCGCCGTTTCCAGGAGGCGGTGCTCCAGGTCCTCCGGGAAGGGGTCCGGGACGGCGAGTTCCGGCGGGTGAACCTGCGCGATGCGATGTGGGCGGTCGTCGGAGCGGTCAACGTGGCAATGGAGGTGGAGCTTTGCCACCCGTCGGAGAGCCTCGGGAGGGACGGCGTCCGGCGCGTCCTCGAGATCGTTCTCGAAGGGATAGTAAAGGACAGGAAAGTCACCGGAGAAAAGGGGAGGAAGACATGAACCGGAGATTCGCCCTCGGGGCCGCCGTTCTCGTCGCGTTTCTCGCCGCGGCCGGCTGCTCTTCGAAGGAGGGGATCGAGAAGGCGAAGACCGCCCCTGCGGGGAAGCCCGCCGTTTCGGTGGACGCGGCGAACGCGGCGGCGGGGGATGTCACCGAGGGGATCGAGGTGACCGGGACCCTCTCGCCGAAGTATCAGGCGGAGATCAAGTCGGAGTACGGCGGTGTGGTCGCGCGGGTCTACGTGAACGACTGGGCGCGGGTTCGAAAGGGCGATCCCCTGCTCAAGGTGGATACGAGGGAGGGGGAGGTCCTCCTCCTGAAGGCGAAGGCGGCCCTCGAGATGGCGAAGGCCGGGCGGATGGAGGCCGAGGCGGCCGTCTCGCGCGCCGACCGGGAGTACGACCGGGCGGTCAAGCTGCAGGAGTCCGGGCTGCTTACGAGGCAGGGGATGGATGACGCGCGGACGCAAAAGGAGGCGGCGGCCGCGCGGATCGCGGCGGCCAAAGCCCAGGTGGCGGCCGCGGGGGAGGACGTCGCCCACGCGACAACGCGCCTTTCGAAGGCGGTGATCCGCTCCCCCTTCGACGGGACGGTGGCGGAGCGCCTGGTGAATGCCGGGGACCTCGTGGGCGAGATGCAGAAGGTGGTCTTCCGCCTCGTGGACAACCGGCTCCTCGAACTCACGGTGAGCGTGCCTTCCACGGAGATGGCCGCCCTGCGCGTGGGACAGCCGGTGCGGTTTTCCACCGACGCGTTCCCCGGCAGGGAGTTCGACGGGAAGGTCGCCCACATCAACCCGTCGGTGAGCCCCGGCGACCGCTCCGTTCGCGTGATCGCCGAGGTGCGCAACGTTCCGGAGGTCCTCAAGGGCGGGCTGTTCGTGAAGGGGAGGATCGCGACCGGAGGCCGGAAGGGGGTCGTCCAGGTCCCGCGGACGGCTCTTCTGTCCTGGAACGTGGCCGCCCGGAAGGGGGAGGTCTTCGTCGTCGACAACAACGTCGCGCGCCGCCGGGGGGTGACGACGGGAGCGGTCCAGGGGGACCGCGTCGAGATCCCCTCGGGCCTGCGGTCCGGGGAGACGGTGGTCACCCGCGGCGCGTTTCTCCTTTCGGACGGCGACGCGGTGAAGGTTGCC from Deltaproteobacteria bacterium carries:
- a CDS encoding thioesterase family protein — translated: MKETLKVGLEHVHTYRVPENKTVPYIYPEAKAFQEMPKVFATGYMVALMEWACIEAMAPHMEPGEGSVGTLVNVTHTAATPPGMTVTVHVRCIGVEGRRTVWDIEAKDDVEVIGRGTHERFAVDFAKFNARVAKKAAGA
- a CDS encoding TetR/AcrR family transcriptional regulator, which codes for MAKRERKEAEAGGEVRERLLSGATELFASKGYAATTVREIVERAGVTKPVLYYYFRSKEGIYLDLMREPFGKFAALVEETLLPAGSARERLFRLCLRAYDIFVENIDAARVMYSIYYGPPQGAPFIDFDAYHRRFQEAVLQVLREGVRDGEFRRVNLRDAMWAVVGAVNVAMEVELCHPSESLGRDGVRRVLEIVLEGIVKDRKVTGEKGRKT
- a CDS encoding efflux RND transporter periplasmic adaptor subunit, which encodes MNRRFALGAAVLVAFLAAAGCSSKEGIEKAKTAPAGKPAVSVDAANAAAGDVTEGIEVTGTLSPKYQAEIKSEYGGVVARVYVNDWARVRKGDPLLKVDTREGEVLLLKAKAALEMAKAGRMEAEAAVSRADREYDRAVKLQESGLLTRQGMDDARTQKEAAAARIAAAKAQVAAAGEDVAHATTRLSKAVIRSPFDGTVAERLVNAGDLVGEMQKVVFRLVDNRLLELTVSVPSTEMAALRVGQPVRFSTDAFPGREFDGKVAHINPSVSPGDRSVRVIAEVRNVPEVLKGGLFVKGRIATGGRKGVVQVPRTALLSWNVAARKGEVFVVDNNVARRRGVTTGAVQGDRVEIPSGLRSGETVVTRGAFLLSDGDAVKVAAAAK